The Ornithorhynchus anatinus isolate Pmale09 chromosome 11, mOrnAna1.pri.v4, whole genome shotgun sequence genomic interval ccattttacagatgagggaactgaggcacagagaagttaagtgacttgcccacagtcacacagctgacaagtggcagagctgggattcgaactcatgagccctgactccaaagcccgtgctgtttccactgcgccacgctggttgaccacttacgtccatatctgtaattttaaaaagatatattaatatctatctcccccactctagcccggaagctccttgtgggcagggaatgtgtctgtttattgtcgaattgtactctcccaagcgcttagcacagtgctctgcccacaggaaggctcaataaatatgaatgaatgaggggaggaggatcccGGGGCCCTGGTGGGCGAGGAGTAAGCGGGGacgtttctccctctctccccacaccctctcctccccggtcTTTGGTCTTTAGCCAGTCCTTGGGGGGCCATCACCCCATTTCTCGGGGGTCGGGGGCACAGTGGGGGCTGGGCCAAGGTTGGGAAATTGTTGAAAGAGGGCAGAGGCCGAACCCCCCAGGAACggcgggcagggggctggagtGGGTCTGGGCAGAAGCTGGAGGCCCAAactcaaggaataataataataatgttggtatttgttaagcgcttactatgtgccgagcactgttctaagcgctggggtagacataggggaatcaggttgtcccacgtggggctcacagtcttcatccccattttacagatgagggaactgaggcacagagaagtgaagtgacttgcccacagtcacacagccgacaagtggcagagctgggattcgaactcatgagccctgactccaaagcccatgctctttccactgagccacgcagcaggGCCCAGGAGCGGGGAACAGGGCCTGAGATGTCTGGGCTGCCGGCCAGGGGATGAACTGGATGGGCTCCCCAGCGAaacgccctccccaccctctggaaAAAGGCCTTAGATTTTTCCTATTCCTCCAGTTCAGGTTTCTACCTCTGGATCTCCTGAATCTCTTGGGCCAGAGGGCGAAGTCTTGCCCTGGGCACCATGGGAGGGCACCGGGGggtctcctcagaaacctttggGCCCAGGGTTAGTGGTCATTCAGGCTCATCTTGGGGCCCAGGTCAATGGGCCAGTCACTGAGTAATGTGGGGAGTGACAATAGTCTGGGGTGGAAGGGCAGGCATTGGCTGACGTACTTTTCCATTTGAGGGACTTGTGCATGCACACCCCCACTGCACTGCCCTCCCTGGGCTCCCCTTTCCAGCCCTAGTTGGCCTCTGTTGGATTTTACTTGcccattcgcttagtacagtgctctgcacacagtaagtgctcaataaatactattgaatgaatgcacacccAGAAAAGGACAGTGGAAAATTCACCAGAATGCTTCTGGTGGCTAGCAGGGTGATATAACCTAGGGTTGATGTCCCTTACCTCTCCCCATCAGTCTGTCCTAATGACTGGGGCATTAAGGGTTAACCTTCCAGTGAGCCTCTAAGCACCTGaatggggcaggagaagggaactTCCTGTTGTTCCCTCATTCCTTGTGTCTCAGAGCTACCCCCAGAGTGAAAGAGGCAGCATCCCGGCTTCCTGATCCCTAAAGCCTAAGACCACTCAAAGAtaaacctccctctggccttctttcctcccctccccagaaagGTGAGTCTGAGAATTTGGGCTGAGGAATGTGGGTGGCCAAAAGAGAAAGGGtagggggtttgggtggaaaaaagGAGGTGGCTTGAGGGCAGGGCTGTTGTTGCACGGCTCCCTAgtgcctaaattcattcattcattcatccattcatttgtatttattgagggcttactgtgtgcagagcactgtattaaacccttggaagagtacaacaataaacagtcacattccctgcccataaggagcttacagtccaggtgtGGGGAGGGACGGACATCAgcacaaacaaataaaattacacatatgtatataagtgctgtaggactgggagggggaaagagcaaagggagcaagtcagggcattgcagaagggagtgggagatgaggaaaagtggggcttagtctgggaaggccccttggatgacatgtgccttcaattctATGTGCTGCCCACACTAGGCTCTCagccaagcatggcctagtggaaagagcccgggcctgggagtcagaggacctgggttctaatacaggatctgccaattgctgtgtgaccttggccaagtcacttaacttctctgtgcctcagtttccgcatctgcaaaataaggattcaatagctgttttctcttctacttagactgtgagccacatgtgggacagaaactgtgtctaacctgagaacttgtttctaccccagcgtttagaacagtgtctgatgcatagtaagcacttaaataccatttttttaaaagtgcagtTGATGATGGgattggaagagggaagaagggaggggaaggaaggggtgccTGAAGCAAGGCTTGGAAAGAGAGAGCAAAGCAGTTCAGGCAATAATATGGCTGGAATGATAATCCATAAACACCTTGGCATCCTTCTAGGAACTCTTTAAACCTGTGTAGCTCTCAGCCTCAAAACAGCCAGTGAGAAACTTCAGCTGTTCAGACCATCTCCTCACAGCCCGACCTGGCATGAGTTACAGTTACAGACAACTCTACATCTCTGAAAGTTTCTGGGGAGATGGAAGGGTGGATATTAGGTGATGTATCTCCCTTTTCAGGgccagtaaaaaataaaaaaaagtcgtTAACATCCAGGTCTGTGAAATAAAATGATGGTatcagcctagaactccctcctcctcatcctcttcttcctcctcccccttcctcaccttccttctcttccccttctcttccccctcctcctcttctcctcctccttccctccttttttatggaattcgttaagcatttactaagtgccaggcactgttctaagcactggggtaaatacaagataatcgggctggccacagtccctacccttccactcctcctcctctgcttccccctcccacttctcctcctcctcctcctcctctcccctctgagtCCGGAGGAAGGATCTGAATGGTAGTAAAGTGGCCACTTTTCTGGCTGAGATTTGCATATTGATATTGAGGGGAATCAGACTATAAAGTGAGCTACCctctgggagacaaaggaggtgtagctccttgagatcaggttGCTCCAGAGGGGATGACTCACCTCGAGCGTTCAACTCTTAGctgaaaagaaacaaaagagaAGACATCCTTGCAGGCCTTTGTGCTGCAGACAGAGCCCAGGAGATGCTCCCCAAATGTGGTTGGTGAAGACTGCCCCGCTGGGTTCATTATCCTGCACGTGAAATTAGGCTCAGTGCTGCCCTTGGGGAAGCTGGCATTTCTCATTCTTGCTTCTATCCTCACACTTTTGTTTAATTTAGGTTTTAATCAGAAGTCTTGGGGAGAGCCAGCCTAGGCGAAGTAAGAGAGAGTGTGAAAGAAGGCAGCCACAGAACAATggaaaataattaaaaacaagGGAACCAAAATGATAATCCTCATTATTGCGGGgctccttcaggctcccaggagGACAGAAGGACTGCTGTTCTGGGGCAGCCAGCCTAGAGGAAGGCCCCAGAGATGCTGGAGCAattaaaagggggtggggggagtctggATCCTGCCAGAGAAGAGCTCTGGTTTTGGGCCAAATCGGATGGACTTCCCACATAAATGGCAGCTGGATGGCACATCACATCACATCGCACGGCATGTTGGCATGGTACGTGTGACATCACTGGCCACTCTATGGCAGGGATCACTGGGAACTGAATTTTCATGGACAGAGTGGAATTTAACACTTTCTGCTCTGGTGACTGTACAGCCACCGAACTGTGACTGGAACTGGGCAGAGCCAGGCTTGTGCAGCAGGGTCAGTACCAGGCTGGGTGTGGGCAAAAATGGGGATGGGCCAGGAGAACTGAGCCTAGGTGAGGCCCAACTCCGCTGCTTGGGTCTCAGGAATGCCCTCTAAGTGTCCGGGAATCGTCCAGCGTTTTATTGTGCAGCAGCAAAAAGGCCACAAAAGCAATGGGTAGTCAAatattaacatttattgagcgtttgctgtgcgcaaagctctgtacttagcactccagagagtgcaaaagagttagaaggcatgatccctgtcctcatggagctaACAGACTAGCAGGGAAGATGGACACAAAATAATTCGCAtactgaagaaaagaaaagaaaaacaggtaCGTAGATGTGGGAATGAACCTCTAGTCGTTCTCTAGTCTGGTATCCAGAGTAGAGTATCCAAGGGTCATTTGCACCCTGGGGACAGAAAGGTCACTCTGGCTTACTTTGTTTCATTTCTTCACTGTCTCCAGCCTGCCCAGAAAGAAGATCCCTCCAGGTGTCTGGCCAGAGGTGGGGAGCCCAGCTCTGCGACCCAAGGTGGCAACCAGAAGGATCGAGCTCCAGAGTACAGACTCTAGCTGACAAGTGAGACCATCCCAGAGGTGGGTGATGGCTGCAGAGCCAAGCCAGGCTATCCCTCCTGCCCCTGAGGCCCCCGCTCCACCACGGGAGCAAGAGGAGTTCCTGATAGTGAAGCTGGAGGAGGACGCTGCCTGGGGACAGGATTTGATCCTGAGAGGAAATCACCTCAGAGCCCCCGAGACCTCCCGGAGGTTCTTCAGGCAGTTCCGATACAGGGAAGCtctggggccccggggggccctcAGCCGACTGCGAGAACTCTGCCGGCAATGGCTGAGGCCAGAGGTGCGCACCAAGGAGCAGATCCTGGAGCTGCTGGTGCTGGAGCAGTTCCTGACCATCCTGCCTGGGGACATCCAGGCCTGGGTGCAGGAGCAGCATCCCAAGAGTGGCGAAGAGGCAGTGACTCTGGTGGAGAATTTGCAGAGAGAGCCTGGGAGAGGGAAACCACTGGTGAGATGGCTGGGGGGTGACTCTctgagctgggaaggaggagaggagaaggaacagtTTGGGGATAGGGTGAAGGTGtgcaggggaggtggaggggaggttgAAACGCTGTAGACCTTCAGACTCACTCTTTCTGTTGTCTTTCACCTCTAAGATTCAAGAAGTTCTTCCTATGGTTTTGCAGCATTGACAATATCTTACTCTCCAGTGTGGGGAAGTTGATGCGGCTATCTctacctcttttcctcttctttctctttctcctcctcctcctttttctcttcatcccttgcctcctcctcttccttctccttttccatttcttcatcttctcctcttctttctttgttTATTCCTCCCTCGCCTTTGATGAGCTTTGATGAACTTCCTTCTCTGGTCCTGGGGTCGGGAGCTTGTTCGGGGAATTTTAGTTTTGAGTCTCCTAAGAATGAGCCCTCAGTGATGAGATCAGGTGCTGTTTCCAGGTCCCAGGTCTGGGGATCGGGCAGGAAGTTCTCTCCAAGGGGTTGGTGCTGCCAGGACCAGTGCAGCCGCCATCCAGCCTCCCTCAGGAGCCAGCCCAGCCTGTGGAGAAGGGTCTCCAGAACCGTCCCCGAGCACCCCAGGAGCATCTAAACTACTGGCATCCCAAAAGGGATCGCCTTCTAGAGAATGGTAAGGAGTGGGGATTTCTCCAGGCTATCTGGGAGGTTGGAGAGGGAGTCGGAAGTCCATCACCAGCAGGGGGTCGGGGAGAGTCGCTGAGGAGAGAACAGTCTTGGTTACCGGCTACCACAGGGAGCCTTAGGGACCTTGTCACTCTTCCCTGAAATCGGTTCCTTCCCCAGGAGGAAAGCCTTCCTGGGGAGAATGGAGCCTCTCGGTACTAGTGAGGGACGGACAATCCCCACCCTAATGGCTGGAGGGAGCCATTGCCCTTGGCCATAGAAGAGTGGGTCCAGGACTTTCACCAGCCACCACTCTTCTTAGTCCCCAGTGACCAGAGCATCAGCGTCCAGTAAAAGTCTGGAATCTGGGTCCCCAGGgccccaggggtcggcggcagcCCCACCTCCACCATCCAACTTCCCTCGGGCTCACCAACCCCTTTCAAGATTGACCCTGGGGGTCTTTCGGGTGGCTCTCCTCCCTACGCTTACTGCTGTTTTCTCCTCCCTCAGTTCCTCCTGTTCCCTGGCTTCCTGCCCATCCCTGGAAAGGGAGCTCCAAAGAGCAGGAGCTGGAAGCTGCACTTCTTCCAGCCAAGTTTCAGGTGCGTTGGCAATTCTCTCCATCCCCCTAGAGATCACAgtgttgctgcttctctttgggcccaattccccactctccctctgaaACTTCCCAGCAAcccccagcatggcctagggaaaagagaacaagcctgggaaagtcagaggatctgggttctattccaagctctgccatttgcttggtgtgtgaccttgggcaagtcacttaacttctctggacctcagttttctcatctgtaaattggggaggcaatacctgttctgcataattagactgtgagccccatgtggggcaggggctgtgtctgacttgataatcttttatctaccacagtgcttaggacagtgctttatatgtagtaaatgcttaatgaacactatgattatataatatataatcctgaattttatataataatataatgacaatgataaccctcccaatatttattgagtgcccatgggcactgttctaggcatttggGGAGCGGAGtagttataattatatataataataatgatggcatttgttaagtgcttactatgtgccaaacactgttctaagtgctggggtagatacaaggtaatttggttgttccatgtgaagttcccagtcttcatccccattttacagttgaggaaactgaggcacagagaaattaagtgactcacccaaagtcacccagctgatagtggcggagccaggactagaacccacaacctctgactcccacacctctgctcttgccactaagccccactgcttctctaaggcacttacagtgtgtaaaaTACCCTCCTAAGTGGTTCAGGAATACTGTGagtagaggggggagggagtgaaaGGATTACAGATACAACAGCAAAAGCACTAACAAACCAACAGCCCCACAAGAGGAGAGCAATCCTGTTGGAGGGAATCACACTCAGTCTCCTCGACATTCCAGGCATGGTCATCCTTGGTCGAAACTGCTCCGACCTCCCATGATGGTCCCCAGCCTGCTATTCCCCGGAGCCCACGGTTGCGGGGTGGGAGGACTTGGACACCCCGGGCCACAGCTTCCGTCCATCCTCTGCTCCTACAGGGACAGTggctggagagaaagagggaggaactgGGCCACCCTTGTTTTCGGGGGCCAATCCCCCCAAACATGTATCCCTGAACTCACAAGAAGCATTCTGCTGCTGTGGGCAGCCTGCCATGTAGCTCAGATCTGATCGGACCTGAACAGAAATCAGCTGAGCATgaacagggacagggagagagcaaAGCCCCTCCCCTTCAAGTTTAAGGCCTCCAAGGGGGAGCTACCAGTGCCTGTAGGGTTGCCACTCATTGTCCCTAAGGGCTACTGACATCAGCCCTGTTGAAACACCAGAATTACAATTGTTGCCTCTTTATTGGGAGTAGAAGTTTCAGGAAGCCCAGAGGTACCTGCATTCACAAGCCCATTCCATGTACACAGACCTAATCTACCTCCCCAACACTCAGGTTGgaccagaccaaaaaaaaaagtgtgactCACGATAGGGTTTAGCTGCGGCACTGCCGGCTACACTTCTGCTGTCATGATGCTAGGGGAGAGAAGTTTCCGGAAGCATCAGATTCTGAGTGgcggtctctctgtctctctgcttctgcctcttTCATGTTGTTCCAGGGTTCTCTGTCACTCGTGGACTCCGTTGTGAATGGAGACTCTCAGCTCAAGAATTCCAGACCCACACCTTCTTCTGGTAATGACCCTTATCTgttgctcaatcagtggtatttactgagtgcttatggggtgtgcagagcactgtactaagcgcttttagaATGAGAACCTCTGAGGTGACTGTTGAGATCCAAATGGGTCCTTTTGAATGCTGGAATATTTGTGAAAGTCCACTCTCACAGCTCTTGCCGAGAATGCTAAACCTCAATGACGTCATGTTCTTGAAAGCCCATGTTCATTCTAGGAGAATCCACACCGGCCGGATAAATCAGCACACATGTGCCAAAATGTCTGGGATGTGCATCAGGGAAAGTGACTCGGCACTGCCCTGTCTTTGTCTTTGGTTTTCAAGCTGCAAGTTTAAGGCTGCTGATATATCTCCCAAAATGGGCAGATGTCACTTGGAGATTTAGTCCATTCTTTTGTTTCTGTttcccagagaaggagagatgggagctgGGGAGTCATATTTAAGGGGGCAGTGAGGACCATCATCTCTCATCAAGATGGGCCCcatcccacagctctctccatccctgacctcgaggaggggaaaggggccaTTGGGCCTTGCCACCTCCAGTCTCAGTTGAGGAAGGTTTCCTTCAAGCTCCATGTAGCTCTCAGCCTCAGCAAGAAATGGGCACGTTTGGCCCTGTCCCGTCCCAACCATTTTCCTTCTGTTTACCCAAGCTCTGTGAATGTCCGCAAAATCCTTCTCCCTGCACTCTGTGTATCTGGGAACACCTCACATTTGTTggcgggggagaaggaggtggatgaAGCAAGCAGATTTCTGGTCATGCAAGGCTTTTTCAGCTTGGGGGTGTGTGTTCTGGAGGTTCATATTTGTCTCTCCCGAGTCCCAGCCCTGGGGTTATTCCAGGAGAGTGGGTGGTTCTGCGGGCCCCTTGGAAGAAAGGAGCAGTGAATCACACCCAGCCAGCTACTCTCGACTTCTTGTTGGGCAACATGATTGGAGTCTGGGAGCAGGGACATGATCCCTTTACCCATCCTCTTGGGAGTAGAGAAATAGGGGATTTGTCATAGTATTTTCCTTGATAGTCTTAAACAGAGGTTggtcatttcccctcttccctcgccCTTTGCGTTGGGCTCCTTTCTTCCTAGTTCATCAGCAACAACTACTGGATGTTAAGGGCTATTGTGtaaatttcccttttcccctcaggaGTGGGGAAGAATGTTCAAGATGGGGAGAAGTTTCAACGAGAAGGCCTGGAGGTGGTAGAACCTTCTGAAACTGCCGAGGGAAACTCTGAAAGAGGCGTTTCACTGAGCTCTGAAAAGGAAGAAGTCTGTGAAAGCGAATGCAGTCAAGAAAGGCAAGGGGGGGATGCCCCTGCGGAGAGTGGGGAGGAACCTCCTCCGGGAAAGAATGAATCCGGGGAACTGAGTAACATTGAAGTCCTCCAGAAATCCCCCAAGGAAGAACAGCCCCTCATCTGTTCCGACTGTGGGAAAAGCTTCGACAAGATGTCGAGCTTGAGGGAGCACTGGAAAACCCACACGGGCAAGAGGCCCTACCAGTGCCAGTGCTGCGGCAAAAGCTTCAGTCGAAACTCTGTCCTGAAGCTACACCTGCGAACCCACACGGGGGAGAAGCCCTACGAGTGCCCCCAGTGCGGCGAGCACTTCCGGCAGAGCTGCCACCTGACCAAGCACCAGCAACTGCACGTCCTGGAGAGGACCTTCCGCTGTGCTGACTGCGGGCAGGGTTTCCGGCGTCGGGCCAACCTGGTGCGTCACCTGTTGGCCCACACGGGTGAGAAGCCGCGCAAGTGCGAGGACTGCGGGGACAACCGCCAGGCCCCGGACCGCCCTAGACCCCCGCAGGGCAACCCCAAGCTGAAGCCCCACCGCTGCAACGAGTGCGGCAAGGCCTTCTGGCGCCACGAACACCTGCTCACGCACCAGCGGGTGCACACGGGTGAGAGGCCGTTCCGCTGCCCCGACTGTGGGAAGAGCTTCAGCCAGAGCTCTCAGCTGGCCAGCCACCGGCGCTCCCACACGGGGGAGAAGCCCTACGTCTGCGCCGACTGCGGCAAATGCTTCGTCCGTCGAGCCGGCCTCGCCCGTCACCTGATGATCCATATAGGGGAGAAGCCCTTTGAGTGCACCCAGTGCGGAAAGAGCTTCAGCCAGAGCCAAGACCTCGTCCGGCACCAGCGGAGCCATACGGGCGAGAAGCCCTGCCGATGCAGCGAATGTGGGGAGCGCTTCAGCCAGAACGCGCACCTGACCCGGCACCGCCGCATCCACACCGGAGAGAAGCCCCACCAGTGCACCACCTGCGGAAACCGGTTCAGGAACAGCTCCAATCTGGTGCGGCACCAGAGGATACACACAGGCGAGCGGCCCTACCGGTGCGATCAGTGTGGGAAGAGGTTCTGCCGCAACGCCCACCTGCTGCGTCACATCCGGACCCACCTGGGGAAGGCCAGCCGGCACGACAACGACTGTCTCGAGGACCTCTCTCGGCGAGGAACCCCCACCACAGAGAATCCCCAGCAGTGCCTGAAATGCGGGAAGAACTTCAGCCGGAATTGCAACTTGCTCCGACACCAGGCGATCCACACCGGAGAGCGACCTTTTGCGTGCACTGAGTGCGGGAGGAGCTTCAACCGGAACTCACACCTGCGGCGGCATCTGAGAACCCATTCCAGAGAGGTGCTGTATTAGGGTCTCTGCGGCCTGATGGGCTCTGAGCGCTCCAAACGTCCCAGGCCAAAACGAGCTCTTCCGATGCTCCTCCAGTTTGACGGGAGGGAGACCTCTCAGCCCTTCCACTCTTTGATCCACTTCCATTCCAGGCGGAGCCCCGCAGCCCGAACTCTTCGAGCTTACTAAAGTAAATTTGTCCTCTAAGGGGAACTTCCAATTTTTTTCTTGATCTTTTTTTATACTCCACCTCATAAaataccttccctcttctccacccctagTTTGCAAGCTCTGCCAATCCCCTGGTAGGAAACAAAAGACGTGAGGGAGGACATCTAGGCAGATTAAATGGGCAAGGTGACCAACAGCCAGTGTGAGAAATAGCAGACAGCCAGAAGAACGTAATAGTCCGTTGTCTCTGACAGAGGCAACAAGAGGTCTACATCATCAGATACCCTTGAATTTTCCTCTCTGCAGCTCTAAATTTTTCCCTTTAATAACCCATTTAGGACCTCTGCTCCATGAATTTCTCCAAATCCCTCTAGAACCTGCCAACCTTTTTGGCCTATGCGATTTCCTGTGGTAAGGAATTCTATATGCTGACCACCTGCTGGGTGAAAGAagtgtttttatttgttttcgAGCTTCAGTGGATGCCACTTCATGTTGGTATGGGAGGGCTGCTGTAACCTGGCGACCTCATTAAGTGTCGTAAGGAAATAGCTTTGGGGCTACCCATTTTGGTGTGGAGGGCTAGAGAGAGGACTTCTGGTCGTGGTCCAGGAAGCCCCTCGATACAGAAAACTGGGACACAGTATATTGTTACTGTTGTTCATTCCATGTATGATGAGGGAGTCTCCAGGACAAAATCTCCATTGTCCATTTCTACCAGATGATCGCCCCATTGCAGCTGAGTTCTGATCGCCATTGCCTCGGTACCCACAATCCCCCAGTGTTCAAGGACCTTGGTGTTTGGAATGAGATCTTACCATTTTACAACTGCTCACCTCCCCCATTCAGCACAAAGCGAACCGGTCACGTTATCTAATGTGCAGTCATCGGTTTATCTACATATCCTCCGTTTCAAATATGCTCCTCTTCACTACTCCTCACTTAATCTCCTTCTGTATTCAGTGTCCAGTTCTGCCAGAGTTCTCAGTTGTGTGTTAGGGAGGACCTCCAAATCTTACTCCCTCGGTTGGAATCTTCCCACTTCCCTCATTTCTTCTGTCTTTTAAACTTTTCACCTTCTCATGGCCTCCCTTCTTATATTAGCATTTCACTATTTTCAGTCAAGATAAATATCGTACCACTGAAAAACCCTGAGTTTTTCCTCTACCCCTCTCAAGAGCCAGTAGGCCTTGCTGTTATTTCAACAGAAACCCTCTCTGATCCCAGGGCGTAGCCTCAATTCTCAACTCAGTGGGGTTCAGAGCTTGGCTGGGTTAGGGGGGTTGGTCGGGATCATCGATAGATGGATCTCGGGTAGCAAGGAACCAATGGTTTTGTGACTGTGTTGTGTATTGGCACTCATTTGCTGTAAATGGACTGCTTGCTGGGAGCAGTTTGCTGCAATCCAGTGATTAAGCTCCAGAAAGTCCACCCCTAAACAAAGTCTTCTGGGTAAGAAATAGAAACCTACGCTCTCAGAAGGGGCTCCCCTGAAACGGATAATCCCAGAAAGAGTGGTAGAGGAGGTCACTGTGGTGGCACTAGGCTTCTGAAAAGGGAAATCAGTCAGCCCATGTAGAAGGTAGCCCTAACTCAGGGCAACAGCAAGACACACAGCAGAGGACAAGTTTCCCGCCTCCGGATCTCCACCACCTCCTAGAAACCTGAGGCCGCTGCAGACCAGGTCCGACTCCCCTTGTGAAAGACTTCCCTCTGCTACCAAAATCAACAACGGGCACGTCCGGAACCACCAGCAGTTACAGAATGGCCttccgggagagagagagacttggggGCGCCTGGGAactgttttctctttcctggGGTAGAATTGTACTTTCTGTTCTACAGCGATGCTCCCACTAACAATAAATTCTCCAGATGTCATGCTCGAGAGTGAGTTTGTCCATTACCGATTCTCAGTGTCAACCAAAGAGTAGTACATTGAGAGAAGCctcacccactccctcctccccaccttactGCAGAGCATGGAAAGGACCCTCTATTCcacgtcccccgcccccaccttagTACTGTATCTGGCCCTTTTTGCCAGAGACCCTTACAGCGGGAAACACGTTTATCAATtccattgtatcatactctcccaggtgcttagtatggtgctctgaaaacagtaagtactcaatgattaCCTTTGATCAATTGATTCTCCTGGAATATCTCTGCATGGAACGTAGCCTCATTCTAAGCAAGGTActcattttttcattttgaggGTAAAAATGGAAAGGGGGAGTCAGCGGGAATGGGTGTTGGGGCTGAGGCGTGACAGGCACTTTGAAAAGACCATATCTGGGGTCTTTCCTGGCTCACTTGAAGCTTTCAGGTTTTGTAAGAAACCTGGGATAAGCAAAACTGGAGTCCAGCCTAAAcaggtgggtgtgggtgtgggagtgtgagagagagagaggtgggggggactAACAAaggcttcagccccacagctagAAACCCTTGGGGGCAAACACCC includes:
- the ZSCAN10 gene encoding zinc finger and SCAN domain-containing protein 10; its protein translation is MAAEPSQAIPPAPEAPAPPREQEEFLIVKLEEDAAWGQDLILRGNHLRAPETSRRFFRQFRYREALGPRGALSRLRELCRQWLRPEVRTKEQILELLVLEQFLTILPGDIQAWVQEQHPKSGEEAVTLVENLQREPGRGKPLVPGLGIGQEVLSKGLVLPGPVQPPSSLPQEPAQPVEKGLQNRPRAPQEHLNYWHPKRDRLLENVPPVPWLPAHPWKGSSKEQELEAALLPAKFQGSLSLVDSVVNGDSQLKNSRPTPSSGVGKNVQDGEKFQREGLEVVEPSETAEGNSERGVSLSSEKEEVCESECSQERQGGDAPAESGEEPPPGKNESGELSNIEVLQKSPKEEQPLICSDCGKSFDKMSSLREHWKTHTGKRPYQCQCCGKSFSRNSVLKLHLRTHTGEKPYECPQCGEHFRQSCHLTKHQQLHVLERTFRCADCGQGFRRRANLVRHLLAHTGEKPRKCEDCGDNRQAPDRPRPPQGNPKLKPHRCNECGKAFWRHEHLLTHQRVHTGERPFRCPDCGKSFSQSSQLASHRRSHTGEKPYVCADCGKCFVRRAGLARHLMIHIGEKPFECTQCGKSFSQSQDLVRHQRSHTGEKPCRCSECGERFSQNAHLTRHRRIHTGEKPHQCTTCGNRFRNSSNLVRHQRIHTGERPYRCDQCGKRFCRNAHLLRHIRTHLGKASRHDNDCLEDLSRRGTPTTENPQQCLKCGKNFSRNCNLLRHQAIHTGERPFACTECGRSFNRNSHLRRHLRTHSREVLY